The following coding sequences lie in one Polluticoccus soli genomic window:
- a CDS encoding methylmalonyl-CoA mutase family protein — protein MSYSPKHKVRIVTAASLFDGHDAAINIMRRMMQASGAEVIHLGHDRSVQEVVDCAIQEDANAIAITSYQGGHVEYFKYMYDLLKERNCGHIKIFGGGGGVILPTEIEELHNYGITRIYSPDDGRAMGLQGMIDDLIQRSDFPTGNQLNGEVGHLVDKEPKSIARLISAVENYHDLPETQAMLKKITEQAAKSKTPILGITGTGGAGKSSLVDEIVRRFLLDFKDKNIGLISVDPSKRKTGGALLGDRIRMNAIRNSRVYMRSMATRQSNLAVSKYILDAVNILKAANYDLIILETSGIGQSDTQITDYCDMSMYVMTPEYGAATQLEKIDMLDFADIVVINKFDKRGAMDALRDVKKQFQRNHKLFDKNPDDMPVFGTIASQFNDPGTNTMYKSLMDLVVSKTGAALNSNFHISNEMSEKIYIIPPARTRYLSEISENNRKYDKWAKDQSAVAQKLFGIKKTIETIQDTNADDKDRLVKTLQEVYSKTEMELDPKNKHLLENWDKKKHLFTDEYYVFKVRDKELKIKTHTESLSHTQIPKVAVPKFEAWGEILYWALSENFPGEFPYAAGIYPFKREGEDPTRMFAGEGGPERTNKRFHYVSLGMPAKRLSTAFDSVTLYGQDPDHRPDIYGKVGNSGVSICCLDDAKKLYSGFHLADPKTSVSMTINGPAPTITAFFMNAAIDQQCELYIKANGLEDEVNKKIDAIYKEKGLPRPTYNPSTFGGGAIGSLPEGNDGLGLMLLGVTGDQVLPADVYAKIKVDTLKAVRGTVQADILKEDQAQNTCIFSTEFSLRVMGDVQQYFINNGVRNFYSVSISGYHIAEAGANPISQLAFTLSNGFTFVEYYLSRGMNIDDFAPNLSFFFSNGVDPEYSVIGRVARRIWAKAMKNKYGGNERSQMLKYHIQTSGRSLHAQEIDFNDIRTTLQALYAIYDNCNSLHTNAYDEAITTPTEESVRRAMAIQLIINRELGLAKNENPLQGSFIIEELTDLVEEAVLSEFDRITERGGVLGAMETMYQRSKIQEESLYYETLKHTGEFPIIGVNTFLSSKGSPTVIPQEVIRSTTEEKEFQIQTAQNLWKRSGDLGQERLHTLQQAAIHNQNIFEELMETAKYCSLGQITKALFEVGGQYRRNM, from the coding sequence ATGTCTTATTCTCCCAAGCATAAAGTGCGCATTGTAACTGCGGCCTCCCTGTTCGACGGCCACGATGCTGCCATCAACATCATGCGTCGTATGATGCAGGCAAGCGGTGCTGAAGTGATACACCTGGGCCACGACCGTAGCGTGCAGGAAGTAGTGGATTGCGCCATACAGGAAGATGCCAATGCTATTGCCATCACCTCTTACCAGGGCGGCCACGTTGAGTACTTTAAATACATGTACGACCTACTGAAGGAGCGCAACTGCGGACACATAAAGATCTTTGGCGGTGGTGGTGGTGTGATATTGCCTACTGAGATAGAGGAACTGCACAATTATGGCATCACCCGCATCTACTCTCCCGACGATGGCCGCGCTATGGGCCTGCAGGGCATGATCGACGACCTGATACAAAGGAGCGACTTCCCGACCGGCAACCAGCTGAACGGCGAAGTAGGCCACCTGGTTGATAAAGAACCCAAATCAATAGCACGCCTGATATCCGCAGTGGAGAATTACCACGACCTGCCGGAAACGCAGGCCATGCTGAAGAAGATAACCGAGCAAGCTGCTAAGTCTAAAACACCCATACTGGGTATCACAGGTACCGGTGGTGCAGGTAAGAGCTCGCTGGTAGATGAGATAGTGCGCAGGTTCCTCCTTGACTTTAAGGACAAGAACATTGGTCTTATCTCTGTCGACCCGTCGAAACGTAAAACAGGCGGTGCGCTGCTGGGCGACCGTATCCGTATGAATGCCATCCGCAACAGCAGGGTGTACATGCGTTCTATGGCTACCCGCCAAAGCAACCTCGCGGTTTCAAAATACATTTTGGATGCAGTTAACATTCTGAAGGCTGCCAACTACGACCTGATCATCCTCGAAACGTCAGGTATCGGTCAGAGCGATACGCAGATCACTGACTACTGCGACATGAGCATGTATGTGATGACTCCGGAATACGGTGCTGCCACACAGCTCGAGAAGATCGACATGCTGGACTTTGCTGATATCGTTGTCATCAACAAATTCGACAAACGCGGCGCTATGGATGCCCTGCGCGACGTGAAGAAACAATTCCAGCGCAACCACAAACTGTTTGATAAGAACCCGGATGATATGCCGGTGTTCGGCACCATCGCTTCACAGTTCAACGACCCCGGTACCAACACGATGTACAAATCGCTGATGGACCTCGTGGTATCAAAAACAGGTGCTGCGCTGAATTCGAACTTCCACATCAGCAACGAGATGAGCGAGAAGATCTATATCATTCCGCCGGCTCGTACCCGTTACCTCAGCGAGATATCGGAGAACAACCGCAAGTACGACAAATGGGCTAAGGACCAGAGTGCCGTTGCTCAAAAGCTGTTTGGTATCAAGAAAACCATTGAAACCATTCAGGATACTAACGCTGACGATAAAGACAGGCTGGTAAAGACCCTGCAAGAAGTCTACAGCAAAACAGAAATGGAGCTGGACCCTAAGAACAAACACCTGCTGGAAAACTGGGATAAAAAGAAACACCTCTTTACAGACGAGTACTATGTTTTCAAAGTGCGCGATAAAGAGCTGAAGATAAAAACGCACACGGAATCACTCTCGCATACACAGATACCTAAAGTTGCTGTACCTAAGTTTGAAGCATGGGGCGAAATACTGTACTGGGCACTGAGCGAGAACTTCCCCGGCGAATTCCCTTATGCTGCGGGTATCTATCCATTCAAGCGCGAGGGCGAAGACCCGACGCGTATGTTTGCCGGTGAGGGTGGACCAGAGCGTACCAACAAACGCTTCCACTACGTATCGCTGGGTATGCCGGCTAAACGTTTGAGTACTGCGTTTGATAGCGTTACTCTTTACGGACAGGATCCTGACCACCGCCCGGATATTTATGGTAAAGTGGGCAACTCGGGCGTAAGCATTTGCTGCCTCGACGATGCCAAGAAACTGTATAGCGGTTTCCACCTCGCAGATCCGAAAACATCGGTATCGATGACCATCAACGGTCCTGCACCTACCATTACTGCCTTCTTCATGAACGCAGCCATCGACCAGCAGTGCGAACTGTACATCAAAGCAAACGGACTGGAAGATGAAGTGAACAAAAAGATCGACGCGATATACAAAGAGAAAGGTTTGCCTCGTCCTACGTACAACCCATCAACGTTTGGTGGTGGCGCTATAGGCTCGCTGCCTGAAGGTAACGATGGACTGGGTCTGATGCTGCTGGGTGTTACCGGCGACCAGGTGCTGCCTGCTGATGTGTACGCTAAGATCAAAGTTGATACACTGAAAGCCGTGCGCGGTACCGTGCAGGCCGATATCCTGAAAGAAGACCAGGCGCAAAACACCTGCATCTTCTCTACAGAATTCTCGCTGCGTGTGATGGGTGATGTACAACAGTACTTTATCAACAACGGCGTGCGCAACTTCTATTCAGTATCTATCAGCGGTTACCACATTGCAGAAGCAGGTGCTAACCCGATATCACAGCTGGCATTCACGCTGTCTAACGGTTTCACGTTTGTAGAGTACTACCTGAGCCGCGGCATGAACATCGACGATTTTGCGCCGAACCTGTCGTTCTTCTTCAGCAATGGTGTAGATCCTGAGTACAGTGTGATCGGTCGCGTAGCCCGCCGCATCTGGGCCAAGGCCATGAAAAATAAATATGGCGGTAACGAGCGCTCGCAGATGTTGAAATACCACATCCAGACATCAGGCCGCTCACTGCACGCGCAGGAGATCGACTTCAACGATATACGTACTACGCTGCAGGCACTGTATGCGATATACGACAACTGTAACTCGCTGCACACAAACGCTTACGATGAAGCGATCACTACGCCAACGGAAGAAAGCGTTCGTCGCGCGATGGCTATACAGCTCATCATCAATAGGGAGCTGGGTCTCGCCAAGAACGAGAACCCGCTGCAAGGTTCCTTCATCATCGAAGAGCTGACCGACCTGGTAGAAGAAGCTGTATTGTCAGAATTCGACCGCATAACAGAACGTGGTGGCGTGCTGGGCGCGATGGAGACCATGTACCAACGTAGTAAGATACAGGAAGAAAGCCTGTATTACGAAACACTGAAACACACGGGTGAGTTCCCCATTATCGGCGTGAATACATTCTTGAGCAGTAAAGGTTCACCGACGGTGATACCACAAGAAGTGATACGTTCTACTACCGAAGAAAAAGAATTCCAGATACAGACGGCACAAAACCTGTGGAAACGCAGCGGCGACCTGGGCCAGGAAAGACTGCACACCCTGCAGCAGGCTGCTATTCACAACCAGAACATCTTTGAAGAACTGATGGAAACAGCGAAGTATTGCTCGCTGGGCCAGATCACCAAAGCCCTGTTTGAAGTAGGTGGCCAGTACCGCAGGAACATGTAA
- a CDS encoding outer membrane beta-barrel protein: MKKLFLALLAVASITAANAQKGSILVFGTASVENRNEELAGDETEFRSWHIQPGIGYQFHDNMTAGLEGGYSYSAREREFGPASALPLSLLDDQMEWNIGAFYRYTHYFNQTFSVWGQFGVGYLNGDITRDRIDTVGNIARVATTVNDYHGFRAYITPAFAINVHNGWALNFGFGGIEYRNVNFDDFAAGDIIPESESRFNLTFGQQLNVGISKNIGCGFWSKKKAPKEPGMDTRGMKQDQEDDDDE; this comes from the coding sequence ATGAAAAAACTTTTCCTGGCTTTATTAGCTGTTGCATCTATCACTGCAGCTAACGCACAGAAGGGCTCTATACTGGTATTTGGTACCGCATCTGTTGAAAACCGTAACGAGGAGCTTGCCGGCGATGAAACCGAATTCCGGTCCTGGCACATCCAGCCAGGTATCGGTTACCAGTTCCACGACAATATGACCGCCGGTCTTGAGGGAGGGTACTCATATAGCGCCCGTGAAAGAGAATTTGGACCAGCTTCTGCGCTACCACTTTCACTCCTTGATGATCAAATGGAATGGAACATCGGCGCTTTCTACCGCTACACACATTATTTTAATCAAACATTCTCTGTATGGGGCCAGTTTGGTGTTGGTTACCTCAATGGCGATATAACCCGAGACAGGATCGATACGGTTGGAAACATTGCCCGCGTTGCAACAACTGTGAACGACTACCATGGCTTCCGCGCTTATATTACACCTGCCTTCGCGATCAACGTGCACAATGGCTGGGCACTGAATTTCGGCTTCGGTGGTATCGAATATAGGAATGTTAATTTTGACGATTTCGCTGCCGGCGACATCATACCTGAGTCGGAAAGCAGGTTCAACCTGACCTTCGGCCAACAGTTGAATGTAGGTATCTCAAAAAACATAGGCTGTGGTTTCTGGAGCAAGAAAAAAGCTCCTAAAGAGCCGGGCATGGATACACGCGGCATGAAACAAGATCAGGAAGACGACGACGACGAATAG
- a CDS encoding AAA family ATPase, translating into MHQQSAFIDLLTMELNKAVVGQKHMVERLMIGLLANGHVLLEGVPGLAKTLAIKSLASAIHARFARIQFTPDLLPADVLGTMVYNPQAHEFAVRKGPIFANFILADEINRAPAKVQSALLEAMQERQVTIGDSTYKLEEPFLVLATQNPIEQEGTYELPEAQVDRFMLKVVISYPKKEEERHIIRYNLNPQGMSKINPVVSPEDIMKARTLVREVYMDEKIEQYILDIVFATRFPEEYKLNKLKPLISYGASPRASINLALAAKAYAFMKRRGYVIPEDVRAICHDVMRHRIGITYEAEAENITSEQILNEILNVVEVP; encoded by the coding sequence ATCCACCAGCAAAGCGCTTTTATAGATCTGCTGACCATGGAGTTGAACAAGGCTGTGGTAGGCCAGAAACACATGGTAGAAAGGCTGATGATAGGCCTGCTGGCCAATGGCCACGTACTGCTGGAAGGTGTGCCCGGTCTTGCAAAGACCCTGGCCATCAAATCGCTGGCATCAGCTATTCACGCGCGTTTTGCCCGTATACAATTTACCCCCGACCTGCTACCGGCCGACGTGCTGGGTACAATGGTATATAACCCGCAGGCACACGAGTTTGCTGTTCGCAAAGGGCCCATCTTCGCCAACTTTATTTTGGCCGATGAGATCAACCGTGCCCCTGCAAAAGTGCAAAGCGCCCTGCTGGAAGCCATGCAGGAACGCCAGGTAACCATTGGTGATTCTACTTACAAACTGGAAGAACCTTTCCTGGTGCTGGCTACGCAAAACCCGATAGAGCAAGAAGGTACTTATGAACTGCCCGAAGCACAGGTGGACCGTTTTATGCTGAAGGTGGTGATCTCTTATCCTAAAAAAGAAGAAGAGCGCCACATCATCCGCTACAACCTGAACCCGCAGGGCATGAGCAAGATCAACCCCGTAGTGAGCCCGGAAGATATTATGAAAGCACGTACGCTGGTACGCGAGGTGTATATGGACGAGAAGATCGAACAATACATTCTCGACATCGTATTTGCTACACGTTTCCCTGAAGAATACAAACTGAATAAACTGAAACCGCTCATTAGCTACGGTGCTTCACCACGTGCCAGCATCAACCTGGCGTTGGCTGCAAAAGCATACGCCTTCATGAAACGCCGCGGTTATGTAATACCTGAAGACGTACGCGCAATATGCCACGATGTAATGCGCCACCGTATCGGCATCACTTACGAGGCCGAAGCAGAGAACATCACCAGCGAACAAATACTGAACGAGATCCTTAATGTAGTGGAAGTTCCATAG
- a CDS encoding T9SS-dependent choice-of-anchor J family protein — translation MKGKLLIAALAALAAGNSANAQAWSENFNSGFPSGWKLYNVDGKTPSSTTSFVTDAWVLRVKSDSQGNPIVGDSTIVSTSWYSPSGTANDYVVTHSFTVSANMAIKWDEKASNANFPDGYEVLVSTTGDQVADFTNVIYTTSGAAANAFTTRYASLAAFNGQTVYVAFRNNSNDKELLYIDNIATYTPPANDLGLTTVTPSATSQQHYGLGNSNINLGGTVFNFGSSAVTAYTVKYQQGANPVVSTTISSVNIPAFGSANFSVSTPFTLPSASGDYPITMWVELGGDVNATNDTNGTVVTSVAFMPTKKIFIEEGTGTWCGWCPRGAVYMDSLWNNYQQDVSLVAVHNGDPMVLSGYDAFMSTKIGGYPSVLVDRVEEMDPSALITAYNNYKGNFAYADISLQYVPSAGFSFGVKASVKPAADLSGDYRLALVLTEDDVHGTSTTWAQANYYSGYAPLSGAGHDWYSEPSKVPAAKMEYDFVARQIVPSTDGAAGSLPATMTANTVYDYTFNTTIRADYHREKMRAIVILIRNSDGVVLNSNVMSVPVGITDVAAGIEAFSIFPNPAANNSTLRFGLSASGKVTVAVTDAMGRLVKTIADETMSAGSQTIDINTTDFAPGIYNVSVQTEKGMMTKKLSVIK, via the coding sequence GTGAAAGGAAAATTACTCATTGCAGCGCTTGCTGCTCTGGCAGCCGGCAATAGCGCTAATGCTCAGGCCTGGTCTGAAAACTTCAACAGCGGTTTCCCCTCAGGTTGGAAACTGTACAATGTTGATGGTAAAACCCCTAGTTCAACGACCTCGTTCGTGACTGATGCATGGGTGCTGCGCGTAAAGTCGGATAGCCAGGGTAATCCCATTGTTGGCGACTCTACGATCGTATCTACTTCATGGTACAGTCCTAGTGGTACTGCTAACGATTATGTGGTAACACATTCGTTCACCGTTAGCGCCAATATGGCCATCAAATGGGATGAGAAAGCTTCTAACGCAAATTTTCCTGATGGTTACGAAGTGCTTGTGTCAACTACCGGTGACCAGGTAGCCGATTTCACCAACGTTATCTATACTACTTCAGGTGCTGCAGCAAATGCGTTCACTACACGCTATGCAAGCCTCGCCGCTTTTAACGGTCAAACCGTTTACGTTGCCTTCCGCAACAACTCTAACGATAAAGAATTGCTGTATATCGACAATATTGCCACATACACTCCGCCTGCTAACGACCTGGGACTGACAACGGTAACGCCGTCTGCGACTTCTCAGCAGCACTACGGCCTGGGCAATTCGAACATCAACCTTGGCGGTACTGTATTCAACTTCGGTAGCTCCGCTGTTACTGCTTACACTGTAAAGTACCAGCAAGGTGCTAACCCTGTTGTTTCTACAACCATTTCGTCTGTAAACATCCCGGCTTTTGGATCGGCTAACTTCAGCGTAAGCACACCATTTACCCTGCCATCGGCTTCTGGCGACTATCCCATCACTATGTGGGTAGAACTGGGCGGCGATGTTAATGCAACCAACGATACAAACGGTACTGTTGTTACATCGGTTGCATTCATGCCTACTAAAAAGATCTTTATTGAAGAAGGTACGGGTACCTGGTGTGGCTGGTGTCCAAGGGGTGCTGTATATATGGACTCGCTGTGGAACAACTACCAACAGGATGTGAGCCTGGTGGCAGTGCACAATGGCGACCCAATGGTGCTGTCTGGTTATGATGCATTTATGAGCACAAAGATCGGCGGTTACCCTTCTGTACTTGTTGACCGTGTGGAAGAGATGGATCCTTCGGCGCTGATCACCGCTTATAATAACTATAAAGGCAACTTCGCATACGCCGATATCTCCCTGCAGTATGTGCCAAGCGCTGGCTTTAGCTTTGGTGTAAAAGCTAGTGTAAAGCCTGCTGCTGATCTTTCTGGCGACTATCGTCTTGCACTGGTGCTTACCGAGGACGATGTACACGGCACAAGCACAACGTGGGCACAAGCCAACTACTATAGCGGCTATGCTCCTCTTTCAGGCGCTGGTCACGATTGGTATAGCGAGCCTAGTAAAGTACCTGCAGCAAAAATGGAATATGATTTCGTAGCCCGCCAGATCGTACCTTCTACCGACGGCGCTGCAGGCAGCCTGCCGGCAACTATGACTGCGAACACGGTTTACGATTATACTTTCAATACTACTATCAGGGCAGATTACCATCGCGAAAAAATGCGTGCTATCGTAATCCTGATCCGCAACTCAGATGGCGTAGTTCTGAACAGCAACGTAATGAGCGTGCCAGTAGGTATTACAGATGTTGCTGCCGGTATCGAAGCATTCAGCATCTTCCCTAACCCTGCTGCTAACAACAGTACACTGAGGTTTGGCCTGTCTGCAAGCGGTAAAGTAACTGTAGCTGTAACAGATGCTATGGGCCGCCTGGTAAAAACCATTGCTGACGAAACTATGTCTGCAGGTTCTCAAACCATCGACATCAACACAACTGATTTCGCTCCGGGCATTTACAACGTATCTGTTCAGACCGAAAAAGGTATGATGACGAAAAAACTGTCGGTTATCAAATAA
- a CDS encoding glycosyltransferase family 2 protein: MSTKLSIVIPAYNEGRTIHFILDKVKAVKLINGMEKEVIIVNDCSKDNTEEAIMAYKAANPELPITYFKHEVNQGKGAALHTGIRIATGDFVIIQDADLEYDPEEYNLLLKPLLDGFADVVYGSRFMGGNPHRILFFWHSIGNKWLTTLSNMFTNLNLTDMETCYKVFKREIVQSLKLEEKRFGFEPEVTAKISRIPKIRIYEIGISYYGRTYEEGKKIGAKDGFRAIYCILKYNLFKK; the protein is encoded by the coding sequence ATGAGCACTAAACTTTCTATCGTTATCCCGGCATATAATGAAGGCCGCACTATCCACTTCATCCTCGACAAGGTGAAGGCGGTGAAGCTGATCAACGGGATGGAAAAAGAGGTGATCATTGTAAACGACTGCTCGAAAGACAATACTGAAGAAGCTATCATGGCTTACAAGGCTGCTAACCCCGAGCTACCTATTACTTATTTTAAACATGAAGTAAACCAGGGTAAAGGCGCCGCGCTGCATACCGGTATCAGGATTGCCACCGGCGATTTTGTGATCATACAAGACGCCGACCTGGAATACGACCCGGAAGAGTACAACCTGCTGCTGAAACCGCTGCTGGATGGCTTTGCCGACGTAGTATACGGCTCACGCTTTATGGGCGGCAACCCGCACCGCATCCTGTTCTTCTGGCACTCTATAGGAAACAAGTGGCTCACTACCTTGTCTAACATGTTCACCAACCTGAACCTGACAGACATGGAAACATGTTATAAAGTATTCAAGCGTGAAATCGTTCAAAGCCTGAAGCTGGAAGAAAAACGTTTCGGTTTTGAACCTGAGGTAACAGCTAAGATATCAAGGATACCAAAGATCAGGATATACGAGATAGGCATCTCTTATTATGGCCGTACGTACGAAGAAGGGAAAAAAATTGGAGCTAAGGATGGTTTCAGGGCTATTTACTGTATCTTGAAGTATAACCTGTTCAAGAAATAA
- a CDS encoding thymidylate synthase has protein sequence MQAYLDLLQHILDTGATKSDRTGTGTISCFGYQMRFDLQKGFPLVTTKKLHLKSIIHELLWFLQGDTNIAYLKENGVSIWDEWADANGDLGPVYGHQWRSWTGADGTTYDQISDVIKQIKTNPDSRRMIVSAWNVADLPKMKLMPCHALFQFYVADGKLSCQLYQRSADVFLGVPFNIASYALLTMMIAQVCGLQYGEFIHTFGDVHLYSNHIDQAKLQLTRTPYELPTMKINPDVKDIFSFKFEDFTLENYQHHPAIKAPVAV, from the coding sequence ATGCAAGCATATCTCGACCTTCTCCAACATATATTAGATACCGGCGCTACCAAAAGCGATCGCACGGGTACAGGTACTATCAGCTGTTTTGGCTACCAGATGCGTTTCGACCTGCAAAAAGGTTTCCCGCTGGTTACTACCAAAAAGCTGCATCTGAAGTCTATCATCCACGAACTGCTTTGGTTTTTGCAGGGCGATACCAACATCGCTTACTTGAAAGAAAATGGCGTGAGCATATGGGATGAATGGGCAGACGCTAACGGCGATTTAGGTCCTGTATATGGCCACCAGTGGAGGAGCTGGACGGGTGCTGATGGTACTACTTACGACCAGATAAGCGATGTCATCAAACAAATAAAGACGAATCCTGACAGCCGCCGTATGATCGTTAGCGCATGGAACGTGGCTGACCTGCCGAAGATGAAGCTGATGCCCTGCCATGCACTGTTCCAGTTTTATGTGGCCGATGGCAAACTGTCTTGCCAGCTGTACCAACGCAGCGCTGATGTTTTCTTAGGCGTTCCGTTCAACATCGCATCTTACGCACTGCTCACGATGATGATAGCGCAGGTGTGCGGACTGCAATACGGTGAGTTCATCCACACCTTTGGTGATGTACACCTGTATAGCAACCACATCGATCAGGCAAAACTGCAACTCACGCGCACGCCATACGAGCTGCCAACCATGAAGATCAACCCGGATGTAAAAGATATCTTCTCTTTCAAGTTCGAAGATTTTACACTGGAGAATTACCAGCACCACCCTGCTATTAAAGCGCCGGTGGCGGTGTAA
- a CDS encoding gamma carbonic anhydrase family protein, whose product MPVILPVKGVSPQIPEDCFVAPNATIVGDVIMGNECSVWFNAVVRGDVNSIQMGNKVNIQDGACIHCTYQKTRVVIGDNVSIGHNAIVHGCTVEDNVLIGMGSIVMDNVHIGANSIIAAGAVVLEGTQVPAGSIFAGVPAKKVKDISPELLKGEVERIANNYVMYSSWFK is encoded by the coding sequence ATGCCGGTCATCCTACCTGTAAAAGGCGTTTCGCCCCAGATACCTGAAGATTGTTTCGTGGCCCCCAACGCAACTATCGTTGGCGATGTGATCATGGGTAACGAATGCAGCGTATGGTTCAACGCCGTTGTTCGTGGCGACGTGAACAGCATCCAGATGGGCAATAAGGTAAATATCCAGGATGGCGCCTGTATACACTGTACCTACCAAAAAACAAGGGTAGTGATCGGTGACAATGTTTCCATTGGCCATAATGCTATTGTACACGGCTGCACGGTGGAAGACAACGTACTGATCGGCATGGGTTCCATCGTGATGGATAACGTGCATATTGGCGCCAACAGTATCATTGCTGCGGGTGCAGTAGTGCTGGAAGGAACGCAGGTACCTGCAGGCAGCATCTTTGCAGGTGTTCCAGCCAAAAAAGTGAAGGATATCAGCCCTGAGCTACTAAAGGGCGAAGTGGAGCGCATAGCCAACAACTATGTGATGTACAGCTCCTGGTTCAAATAA